In Zingiber officinale cultivar Zhangliang chromosome 1A, Zo_v1.1, whole genome shotgun sequence, the DNA window TATCTTTTTGCCTCAGAACAGAGTAGACTAATGAAATCAACATTTTATTAAGCTTTCACTGTGTCCAAAAGTAGTCTGTTCTGTCGTTATATCTTTTCATCTTCAGAAAATGGAAGAAATGTTCTTTTCTTAAAACAACAGAACTCCTTTTGTGTTGATTGACATCAAGTTCACTGGCAAAGAATCGATAGGTCAGTCACCAGGGACAGTGGGGAAGTAGTTAGACATGGCTTTCCTGAACCTTCTCTTGTACATCAATGGTGATATTACAGTGGGAGCTGAAGTTTTGGTGCCACCGAGAATGCCTGATGATTTTATCAGTGTCTCTAGTTGCTTGTCCCAGGTATACTGCCGCAGGAAATCTATGATTCCGATGACGAGCTCATTCTGTGTCTCATCGACGCCAACAAGCAATGAGTAGTCCATGACACCAATGGACTGCAGAGATTAAGGTAAAACTGCTCAATTGTGAATTAATAGATCCAAAATCATGTGTTACGGACCAAAAAAAGCAGACAAGTTTTAATATAACCATCAAGAGATGCATGATGGATTAAGGTTGTCAAGAGAATTGACAGTTGCATAAATGAATAGATATTGAATGCATACACGTACATATACAATCCATGACATTGACAAACTGCAAAAGGGGGAGACGAAAGCAAATCATAATCCAGAAAAGACATTTAACCATAAAACGGTGGAAAAGTATGTGTCAGTACAATCGAGAGAAAAAGTAATGCAAATTAAGAATCAATTTCAAATATCAGATGCTTTGAATGATTTGAAGGGAAAAGAGGAAAATTATCACAATGCGCATCAATTGAGACACCATTCATATCTCAAATTTGTGTCCAACTCAGAAAGAAGTATCAAATGATATGCAAATGTTATATATGTATTATACATAAGAGAAAGAAATCATATATTCAATGTCCACAGGCAAATGCATTTAGCATGCAGAAATTTAGGTGCTTTAGGATCAAAATGGAGAAAATAAGATTTCTTACTGCAAGAAAAGAAGTATCATTCCAGATGGCCCGTTCCATCTCTCTCTTTGCTTTGCCTCCCAGAAAAATGGGCTTTGTCTCTATTAAGTTAGTGTCCAGCAGAACTGGATTATTAGTCGACTTATCAGGGTTATGATGGGAGCGCAGAGAGCCTTTGAGATCATACACTCTCGAGGTGTTCCTCTTGAAAAAGACATTTTCCATAACCAATAGATCCATCTTGACATCCCTCATGCCATTTGAATGTTTGATACCCACCTTACATATTATATCAGGTTAGTAATAAGGGTGACAATTTTTTCCACAAATGTCAAAGGAGAATTGGAAGTAGTAGGTTCTAACCTGATATACACCGAGGACTTTAGCGAGGCAGGTTGGACTTCCATCATTTATAGACTGCATCATGTACTTAAAGTAATGTGGAGCAAACTGCTCAAAAGAATCTAATTCTGTTTTTGTGACCTGTTTTATGATGAATCTTTCATCTAATGACTTGGCGAAATAAACATTACTTTTACCACCTTGGGTATTCCATTTCTTGCAACGACTTAAGGAACACATATAATCAAATTCACTAGGACAGCATTTCTTCCTTAAACTGTGAAACTGCTTAGCGAAGTAACAAGTAACAGAAAATTTAACTTTGTCGGAAGGAATCGAATATTTGTCATCAAAAGAGATTCTGAAATGTGTTTCCTTGCAATATGATGTTTTCCCCCAAGGATACTGAGGCACATCAGATCCACCATAAGAATGAGGATATGATTGTTTACCTTCAGAATTGGTTGTGAAATCACTTCTTTTACCCATTATATTGGAATCTTCAATTCCATCCAAGTTAGATCTGATGTAGTCGCAATATTTTTCACAtgacatggaataggatattatACTGGCCGGTTCATCATCATAAACTGCTATTACAGTGCCATCAAGAATTGTTTGAGGCAAAAAGAACCGTGCCCCTTCTGTCAGCTTTTCCAAAATAGGATATAGATGTAAAGGTGTGTGATTGAGAAGACCATTTAATCCGCAAGAGGCATTTGAGGAACTAAAAGAGAAGGCTCTTTGCATGCTTCTAACCGGATCCTCCACCATGCTAGTAAAACTACCAGCTggatcaaatgatttcattagaGCTAAATGCATGTAGCCTGGAAGGAAATTGACGTGTGAATGCTTACAGAATTGAGAAGCAGAATCAAAGGAATAAGCCCTTGATGGAATCATTAAGTTCCAGTTGCATGATTTTTCCATCGAAAGTCCAGATGCACCTGGTTCCAAAACATCATTTAGTTGATCCACCAATAACTCGTCAGAATCATTAAATCGCAATTCAATCTTATCTGATAGTTCAGACATAAGTGGCAATGAATTCTCCAATACTTTAATTCTGCTGTCATAACACGTCGACCTATCATCTCCTCCACTGAACTGACTGGACATAGAACCTACATAACCCTCAGCTGATTCAGAAATGTCCTTGTTACACCAAAACTGTAAGATGAGATCCTCATGCCAGCTCATGAACTTAGATCCTGGAGAAGGTCCTGAAAAGAGTAAGGACTTTGTAGTAACTTCGCCAAGTATATTATGTGATGTCTCATCCACTGAAGATACTTCCACTCTCCATTGTCTAAGATTGGTCTCAGATGGAAACTTCATAACCTTTTGATCAAGTCCAGAATACAGTTTTTCCTTGCTTGATGAGTCCAATAAACAGAGTCGATGATCCCACACGTAAAAATCAAGTAAGACTGCACGTTTCAACCAATTAAGCTTCATAATGTCAACTGTTACCTGGGATGGGTGCATTTTTTCAGATATAACTGGTTGAAGAAGAACCTGTAACCACATAAAGGAGAGAGATGTTAAATTGTAAGGGTTCACTGCATATCAAGAAGAGCAAAGAAAAAACTTAAACAGACAGTTGCATTTGTACATACAAAGTACCCATGTCTTTCCATTTTAAGAAAATCTTTCAGGTACATAATTTGCCTGTGAATGTCAGACTTCAATGCTACATCTTCAGATGCAGTTATTTTTCGCTCAGTTGCATTGAGCACATCAAATATTTTGTCATGCAAGAGATTTATACTATCAAATACCTACGGAAGTAAAATCACAATGTGTTACCAAAGCATCAATATTTGGTTCCCAAAGTGTTGCCTGATAGACAAAGGCCAACCGCCTACCTTAGCTGCCTCTTGTCGTAACCATTCTGGGCAAGTGAAATCTAGAAGTGCTGATGGCAAGCAAACAGAGAATATATCTACAGGAGCACAGTAAAAGGATGCAACCATGTTTCTGCACCTGCCacataaaaagagtagaaatttTTATTGTAGTTTGAATTGAAGGTTTGATTGAACTTCTTATAAAGATTATACCCATAAAAACGAAGGCAATCTCTTTGAAGAGAGTGACCACAACTTGCCACACGGTTAGTAGTTGCATGGCAAGAAAAGCTAAGCTCCAAGAATTTGCCGAAGGAAAGCCCCCATGC includes these proteins:
- the LOC122033403 gene encoding putative 1-phosphatidylinositol-3-phosphate 5-kinase FAB1C isoform X2 — translated: MGVFSFSLLDLLSKVRSWVSVIPEAISKFSMASHGDHAICCKCGQLLCRKRSLSASAESNRVDQQPVYCNYCFRGRNAVLAARPQCIRASTKLSSFLSPEASWQTCCQCSYCSSPSREEDDEGRPPFSPTSVLSDDSSDIDSVSFSTHNKPFYFSSANSSPLESPSSFVQQGSCSPGQSRKGRVDIEDLLEKISESTCAKIDSNNKSKVQNSTCQLNFKNDEIFYPPPPEDEGGWLETNYFAYSDEDDSVGESDRLFRSSSLNGDSLYAKDKFSKISKENLWPTVHGHLMALVSQLLKEEGIDTENDLDGQNWLDIVSRLALQAANFVRPNTVQGGSMDPGDHVKVKCIASGTPNESTLVKGVVCTKNVKHKHMISKHRNPRLLLWGGALECQKVPNELASLQTLLDQEINYVNMALSKIEALHPNVLIVEKSASSYAQERIFGKKDITLVLNVKKSLLERISWCTGAQIVSSIDCVTPDKLGYCKIFRTEKVFEKFSSSKHPKKNSSTTLMFFEDCPRRLGCTVVLRGASHEELKKVKRAVQYASFAAYHLLREISFLADEGAMLPKPPIKPSATMPEKFNEVDDCISLPVEIRNCQCSILEKSALDRSNLISDKKLRLDDTHGKFSYIIPGDFSMSTHERILVSLSSTNVETGIVCERAQLFRIKFYGSFDKPFGRYLQEDLFDETFSCQSCKKPTEAHVRCYTHQQGSLTILVRRLPSIILPGHRDGRIWMWYRCLKCEKDMDGVPPSSHRVIMSDAAWGLSFGKFLELSFSCHATTNRVASCGHSLQRDCLRFYGCRNMVASFYCAPVDIFSVCLPSALLDFTCPEWLRQEAAKVFDSINLLHDKIFDVLNATERKITASEDVALKSDIHRQIMYLKDFLKMERHGYFVLLQPVISEKMHPSQVTVDIMKLNWLKRAVLLDFYVWDHRLCLLDSSSKEKLYSGLDQKVMKFPSETNLRQWRVEVSSVDETSHNILGEVTTKSLLFSGPSPGSKFMSWHEDLILQFWCNKDISESAEGYVGSMSSQFSGGDDRSTCYDSRIKVLENSLPLMSELSDKIELRFNDSDELLVDQLNDVLEPGASGLSMEKSCNWNLMIPSRAYSFDSASQFSGSFTSMVEDPVRSMQRAFSFSSSNASCGLNGLLNHTPLHLYPILEKLTEGARFFLPQTILDGTVIAVYDDEPASIISYSMSCEKYCDYIRSNLDGIEDSNIMGKRSDFTTNSEGKQSYPHSYGGSDVPQYPWGKTSYCKETHFRISFDDKYSIPSDKVKFSVTCYFAKQFHSLRKKCCPSEFDYMCSLSRCKKWNTQGGKSNVYFAKSLDERFIIKQVTKTELDSFEQFAPHYFKYMMQSINDGSPTCLAKVLGVYQVGIKHSNGMRDVKMDLLVMENVFFKRNTSRVYDLKGSLRSHHNPDKSTNNPVLLDTNLIETKPIFLGGKAKREMERAIWNDTSFLASIGVMDYSLLVGVDETQNELVIGIIDFLRQYTWDKQLETLIKSSGILGGTKTSAPTVISPLMYKRRFRKAMSNYFPTVPGD
- the LOC122033403 gene encoding putative 1-phosphatidylinositol-3-phosphate 5-kinase FAB1C isoform X1; protein product: MGVFSFSLLDLLSKVRSWVSVIPEAISKFSMASHGDHAICCKCGQLLCRKRSLSASAESNRVDQQPVYCNYCFRGRNAVLAARPQCIRASTKLSSFLSPEASWQTCCQCSYCSSPSREEDDEGRPPFSPTSVLSDDSSDIDSVSFSTHNKPFYFSSANSSPLESPSSFVQQGSCSPGQSRKGRVDIEDLLEKISESTCAKIDSNNKSKVQNSTCQLNFKNDEIFYPPPPEDEGGWLETNYFAYSDEDDSVGESDRLFRSSSLNGDSLYAKDKFSKISKENLWPTVHGHLMALVSQLLKEEGIDTENDLDGQNWLDIVSRLALQAANFVRPNTVQGGSMDPGDHVKVKCIASGTPNESTLVKGVVCTKNVKHKHMISKHRNPRLLLWGGALECQKVPNELASLQTLLDQEINYVNMALSKIEALHPNVLIVEKSASSYAQERIFGKKDITLVLNVKKSLLERISWCTGAQIVSSIDCVTPDKLGYCKIFRTEKVFEKFSSSKHPKKNSSTTLMFFEDCPRRLGCTVVLRGASHEELKKVKRAVQYASFAAYHLLREISFLADEGAMLPKPPIKPSATMPEKFNEVDDCISLPVEIRNCQCSILEKSALDRSNLISDKKLRLDDTHGKFSYIIPGDFSMSTHERILVSLSSTNVETGIVCERAQLFRIKFYGSFDKPFGRYLQEDLFDETFSCQSCKKPTEAHVRCYTHQQGSLTILVRRLPSIILPGHRDGRIWMWYRCLKCEKDMDGVPPSSHRVIMSDAAWGLSFGKFLELSFSCHATTNRVASCGHSLQRDCLRFYGCRNMVASFYCAPVDIFSVCLPSALLDFTCPEWLRQEAAKVFDSINLLHDKIFDVLNATERKITASEDVALKSDIHRQIMYLKDFLKMERHGYFVLLQPVISEKMHPSQVTVDIMKLNWLKRAVLLDFYVWDHRLCLLDSSSKEKLYSGLDQKVMKFPSETNLRQWRVEVSSVDETSHNILGEVTTKSLLFSGPSPGSKFMSWHEDLILQFWCNKDISESAEGYVGSMSSQFSGGDDRSTCYDSRIKVLENSLPLMSELSDKIELRFNDSDELLVDQLNDVLEPGASGLSMEKSCNWNLMIPSRAYSFDSASQFCKHSHVNFLPGYMHLALMKSFDPAGSFTSMVEDPVRSMQRAFSFSSSNASCGLNGLLNHTPLHLYPILEKLTEGARFFLPQTILDGTVIAVYDDEPASIISYSMSCEKYCDYIRSNLDGIEDSNIMGKRSDFTTNSEGKQSYPHSYGGSDVPQYPWGKTSYCKETHFRISFDDKYSIPSDKVKFSVTCYFAKQFHSLRKKCCPSEFDYMCSLSRCKKWNTQGGKSNVYFAKSLDERFIIKQVTKTELDSFEQFAPHYFKYMMQSINDGSPTCLAKVLGVYQVGIKHSNGMRDVKMDLLVMENVFFKRNTSRVYDLKGSLRSHHNPDKSTNNPVLLDTNLIETKPIFLGGKAKREMERAIWNDTSFLASIGVMDYSLLVGVDETQNELVIGIIDFLRQYTWDKQLETLIKSSGILGGTKTSAPTVISPLMYKRRFRKAMSNYFPTVPGD